A region of Vigna radiata var. radiata cultivar VC1973A chromosome 6, Vradiata_ver6, whole genome shotgun sequence DNA encodes the following proteins:
- the LOC106763291 gene encoding protein LURP-one-related 9-like: MEASGSELPLEVAEGFSKIIVVDDSFCVTSPTEITVRKKYCGVFLKQRYKVLDVNGNVLFQVDGSSLDVRKKRIMRDGGGSPILTMREKINLKSLRHRWMVHKGRSSEEKDLIFGVQRSHPLDMKPRLDVFMATDISEAISSFQLVGSHIDNSCKIYKGDTVIAEVIDLYPRNNFSNWTESFRVKINAGVDYAFIVALLVILTVNDYI, translated from the exons ATGGAGGCCAGTGGTTCTGAATTGCCATTGGAAGTTGCAGAAGGGTTCTCGAAGATCATTGTTGTGGATGATAGCTTCTGTGTAACTTCCCCAACAGAAATAACAGTGAGAAAGAAATACTGCGGAGTGTTCTTAAAGCAAAGATACAAAGTATTAGATGTTAACGGTAATGTCTTGTTTCAAGTTGATGGCTCAAGCCTAGACGTTCGGAAGAAGAGAATCATGCGTGATGGTGGTGGTTCCCCCATACTTACAATGCGTGAGAAG ATTAATCTGAAATCACTGAGGCATCGGTGGATGGTTCACAAAGGAAGAAGCTCGGAGGAGAAGGATCTGATATTTGGGGTTCAACGATCGCACCCTCTTGACATGAAGCCACGGCTTGATGTGTTCATGGCCACCGATATCAGCGAAGCTATCAGCAGCTTTCAACTTGTTGGAAGCCACATCGACAACTCCTGCAAAATTTACAAAGGAGACACCGTCATTGCTGAG GTAATTGATTTATATCCAAGGAACAATTTCAGCAATTGGACAGAAAGCTTTAGAGTCAAAATAAATGCAGGGGTGGACTATGCTTTCATTGTTGCCTTACTTGTAATACTCACTGTAAATGATTACATATAA
- the LOC106763002 gene encoding amino acid transporter AVT6C, which produces MSPVAGARVPLLPDSEGGVPPATVSGAVFNVANSIIGAGIMSLPATLKVLGVIPALVLILVIAFLAELSVDFLMRFTRAGHTTTYAGVMREAFGPVGALAAQIAVGFTNMGCLIMYLIIAADVFSGSNRQGEVHLGVLQQWFGVHWWNSREFALLVILLLVLLPLVLYRRVESLKFSSAISTFLAVAFVTTCTVLAIIAIVEGRTQSPKLIPRLDEHTTFFDLFTAVPVIVTAYTFHFNVHPIGFELANASDMTTAVRLALLLCAAIYFFIGLFGYLLFGDSTQSDILVNFDQNTGSAIGSLLNVLVRLSYGLHVILTFPVLNFSLRTNIDEFFFPKKPLLATDSKRFVSLTVVLLVLSYLAAVVVPDIWYIFQFVGSTSTVCLSFVFPGAIVLRDLYGIATRRDKIIALFMVILAAITSVIAISTNIYKAFQ; this is translated from the exons ATGTCGCCGGTGGCCGGAGCTCGTGTCCCTCTCCTCCCTGACTCTGAGGGTGGTGTTCCTCCGGCAACAGTTTCTGGTGCTGTGTTCAATGTTGCCAACAGCATAATCGGCGCTGGCATAATGTCTCTTCCGGCAACCTTGAAGGTTCTTGGTGTGATTCCAGCTTTGGTGTTGATTCTTGTGATTGCCTTTCTGGCGGAACTTTCTGTAGACTTCCTGATGAGGTTCACGCGTGCTGGCCACACAACAACATATGCTGGTGTGATGAGAGAGGCGTTTGGACCAGTGGGAGCTCTAGCAGCTCAGATAGCTGTTGGATTTACTAATATGGGGTGTTTAATTATGTACCTTATTATTGCTG CGGATGTGTTTTCTGGTAGTAATCGCCAAGGGGAAGTACACTTGGGTGTGTTGCAACAATGGTTTGGAGTTCACTGGTGGAATTCAAGGGAATTTGCTTTGTTAGTGATCTTGCTCTTAGTTTTGCTTCCATTGGTCTTGTACCGTCGTGTAG AGTCGTTGAAGTTCAGCTCTGCAATATCAACTTTTCTTGCTGTGGCCTTTGTTACAACTTGTACTGTGTTGGCCATAATTGCTATTGTAGAAGGAAGAACACAGTCTCCTAAATTGATTCCTCGTTTGGACGAACATACCACTTTCTTTGACCTGTTTACTGCAGTTCCAGTGATTGTCACAGCTTACACATTTCATTTTAATG TACATCCAATTGGATTTGAACTTGCCAATGCATCAGATATGACAACAGCAGTCCGATTAGCATTACTGCTTTGTGCAgctatttacttttttataggACTATTTGGGTATCTCTTGTTTGGAGATTCCACACAATCTGATATTCTGGTAAATTTTGACCAGAATACTGGATCTGCAATTGGTTCCTTGCTCAATGTTTTAGTTAGATTAAGCTATGGATTGCATGTTATACTCACTTTTCCAGTTTTGAACTTTTCCCTGAGAACCAACATAGATGAATTCTTCTTTCCCAAGAAGCCTCTATTAGCCACAGACTCTAAGAGATTTGTGAGTCTCACTGTAGTGTTACTAGTCTTGAGCTACCTTGCTGCTGTAGTAGTCCCAGATATTTGGTACATCTTTCAGTTTGTGGGATCAACATCTACTGTGTGTCTTTCCTTTGTCTTTCCTGGTGCTATTGTTCTAAG GGATTTATACGGTATAGCAACTAGAAGAGACAAAATCATTGCACTGTTTATGGTCATACTAGCTGCAATAACAAGTGTGATTGCAATCTCCACCAACATATACAAAGCTTTTCAGTAG